The following are from one region of the Sandaracinus amylolyticus genome:
- a CDS encoding LysR family transcriptional regulator has protein sequence MIDELAHFLLIAEHGTFTEAARHAHLTQPALSASIRRLEERVGSRLLSRGRHGATLTASGAAFLPRARATIAAFEDGRRAAREIEGLEAGEVRLGAGATVCTYLLPPIVAAFRRAHPGITFVLRESTTDEALDGLARGHLDLAIVTTKGGERWMTDELVLIAAPGTCDPLSAPFVTFRPGATTRQLVEKSFPDARIVMELGSIAAVKENVRAGVGVALVSRHAVADDVARGRLMIVDDRRTPIARPLRIVHRGHDRLPPAALALLEMLLSRRASRAGGTRGRARPR, from the coding sequence ATGATCGACGAGCTCGCGCACTTCCTGCTCATCGCGGAGCACGGCACGTTCACCGAGGCCGCGCGTCACGCGCACCTCACGCAGCCCGCGCTCAGCGCGTCGATCCGCCGGCTCGAGGAGCGGGTGGGATCGCGTCTGCTCTCGCGCGGACGCCACGGAGCGACGCTCACCGCGTCGGGCGCTGCGTTCCTGCCCCGCGCCCGCGCGACCATCGCGGCGTTCGAGGACGGTCGCCGCGCCGCGCGCGAGATCGAGGGGCTCGAAGCGGGCGAGGTGCGGCTCGGCGCGGGCGCGACGGTGTGCACGTACCTGCTGCCGCCGATCGTCGCGGCGTTCCGGCGCGCGCACCCGGGGATCACGTTCGTGCTGCGCGAGTCGACCACCGACGAGGCGCTCGACGGGCTCGCGCGCGGTCACCTCGATCTCGCGATCGTGACCACCAAGGGCGGCGAGCGCTGGATGACCGACGAGCTCGTGCTCATCGCCGCGCCGGGCACGTGCGATCCGCTGAGCGCGCCCTTCGTCACGTTCCGTCCGGGCGCGACCACGCGGCAGCTCGTCGAGAAGAGCTTCCCCGACGCGCGCATCGTGATGGAGCTCGGCTCGATCGCCGCCGTGAAGGAGAACGTGCGCGCCGGCGTGGGCGTCGCGCTGGTGAGCCGACACGCGGTCGCGGACGACGTCGCGCGCGGACGCCTGATGATCGTCGACGACCGGCGTACCCCGATCGCGCGTCCGCTGCGCATCGTGCACCGCGGGCACGATCGCCTCCCGCCCGCGGCGCTCGCGCTGCTCGAGATGCTCCTCAGCCGCCGAGCCAGCCGCGCCGGCGGAACCAGAGGTAGAGCACGACCTCGGTGA
- a CDS encoding CorA family divalent cation transporter, with the protein MPFAIGTGTSAALHRRPARGRERAPVRREPSAPGRQRSTCVRPVAARAKLHLAGEESMIEVVLRASDRPSMSGEADRSSIADRRALWVDVLAPTEDELLQLSGDHDVPLATLQEAMSPRHLPRHEKLGDVVFIVARVYDEEAPPEADSFQTITRKIAMFLSDGCLVTIHRRRLPFLEKLKQRMRESRDPIYLQDVMLEILLDGVETFHAPLEEAELRIHDFEASALEPQHTTVQWRDVFRTKVRVQTIKRLLWHMQNASQKYLPHSQANQPLALELRERVASLSFFAESLDEDLDSLLGVQLALASNRTNDVMRVLTLFSVFFLPITFIVGVYGMNFEHMPELASPYGYAAVWVVIAFTEVVLYLWFRRRGWLGG; encoded by the coding sequence TTGCCGTTCGCCATCGGCACCGGGACTAGCGCTGCGCTGCATCGCCGTCCAGCACGCGGTCGTGAGCGCGCGCCGGTGAGGCGCGAGCCGTCGGCGCCGGGGCGCCAGCGGTCGACGTGCGTGCGTCCCGTCGCGGCGCGCGCGAAGCTGCACCTCGCGGGAGAAGAATCGATGATCGAGGTGGTGCTGCGGGCGAGCGATCGCCCTTCGATGAGCGGGGAAGCCGATCGTTCGTCGATCGCGGATCGACGCGCGCTCTGGGTCGACGTGCTCGCGCCGACGGAGGACGAGCTGCTGCAGCTCAGCGGCGATCACGACGTCCCGCTCGCGACGCTCCAGGAGGCGATGTCGCCGCGCCACCTCCCTCGCCACGAGAAGCTCGGCGACGTCGTGTTCATCGTCGCGCGCGTCTACGACGAGGAGGCTCCGCCCGAGGCCGACTCGTTCCAGACGATCACGCGCAAGATCGCGATGTTCCTGAGCGACGGATGCCTCGTCACGATCCACCGGAGGCGCTTGCCCTTCCTCGAGAAGCTCAAGCAGCGCATGCGCGAGTCGCGGGACCCGATCTACCTGCAGGACGTGATGCTCGAGATCCTGCTCGACGGCGTGGAGACCTTTCACGCACCGCTCGAGGAGGCGGAGCTCCGGATCCACGACTTCGAGGCGTCGGCGCTCGAGCCTCAGCACACGACCGTGCAGTGGCGCGACGTGTTCCGCACGAAGGTGCGCGTGCAGACGATCAAGCGCCTGCTCTGGCACATGCAGAACGCGTCGCAGAAGTACCTGCCGCACTCCCAGGCGAATCAACCGCTCGCGCTCGAGCTCCGCGAGCGCGTCGCGAGCCTCTCGTTCTTCGCGGAGAGCCTGGACGAGGATCTCGACAGCCTGCTCGGCGTGCAGCTCGCGCTCGCCTCGAACCGCACCAACGACGTCATGCGCGTGCTGACGTTGTTCTCGGTGTTCTTCCTGCCGATCACGTTCATCGTCGGCGTCTACGGGATGAACTTCGAGCACATGCCGGAGCTCGCGTCGCCCTACGGCTACGCCGCCGTGTGGGTCGTGATCGCGTTCACCGAGGTCGTGCTCTACCTCTGGTTCCGCCGGCGCGGCTGGCTCGGCGGCTGA